The nucleotide window ATACTGGTCGCCGACCCGTAGGGCCACTTCCCGGATGCAGCGCTCCGGGGCGGGCAAGCCGGCCAGCGCAGCTTGGTAAGTGGCGCCCTCGCTGGTCCAGCCCAAATGGTCTTCCTGCCGGGCCTGATCGACTACTATTCCCTCGGGGCCGTAGGTGCGGAATCCGGACACAATGCGCATGTCCATGTGCACCACCGTCACCAGTACTTTGCGGTCGGGCTTGTCTTTCTCCTTAATAACCCGCTCTTCCTGGCGCTTCTGCAGCTGCATGTCGGAGTCGAAGGCTTCGAGCACCACCAGCCCATCGACCTGCGAGGTGCGGCAGACCTTGCGGACGTAGTCAGGAGCCATGGGGGGCAGGAAAAACTCGCGTGTGCGGCCCACGAGCTGCAGGTTGGCCGGAGTCACGCGGAAACGCGGGCTGTTGCGCATCAGAGCCTCGCCGGTACTCAGTACGCAGGCTTCCGCCCCGGCCCGGTCTACCATCGGGCCTTCCCCCGTGAAAATACCCTCCATTACGTCGAAGAACTTGTCGCGGCGGCTGTCGGGCAGAATGCGGTTGGCGGTAGCAATGCGCTGCAGGGCGGGAGGCATGGGTACCGAGGCCGGAGCCAGTGCCTCCAGGTGAACGGTCGTGGTGCAGCTGCTGGCTAGGCCCAGGATGACCATGCTGGCCCAGGCAAAACGGAGTAGAGAATAATTCATAGTCAGAAAAATAAAAACGGAAAGAGGGGAACCTTTCAGCTCCCCTCTTCAACACCGTGCCAAAATTGGCTCTGACTACTATACAACCCAGCCTGAGCTGGTGGTTAGATAAACAGCGAGCTGATTGACTCGTGGGTCACCACGTTGCGAATAGCCTGGGCAAATAGGTTGGCCAGCGAAATCACCTTGATCTTGTGGTTTTCCTCTTTCAGCGGAATCGTGTCGGTAATGACCAACTCTTCCAGCACCGAGTTGCGGATCCGCTCGTGGGCCGGGCCGCTGAGCACGCCGTGGGTAATAACGGCCCGTACCGACTTGGCTCCGCGCTCCATCAAGAGCTCGGCGGCTTTGCAAATGGTGCCGGCCGTGTCCACGATGTCATCCACGAGCACCACATTCATGCCCGTCACGTCGCCAATGACCTGCATCGAGGCAATTTCGTTGGCCCGCAAACGCATTTTGTCGCAGACTACGATTTCGGCGCCGAACTTCTTGGCAAAGGCCCGGGTGCGCACCACGCCGCCTACGTCGGGGAAGCGAAGATCAAATCATCCAGGCCCAGCGACTTTATATAAGGAGCCGAAACAGTAGCTCCATCCAAATGATCCACGGGGATGTCGAAGAAGCCCTGAATCTGGCCCGCGTGCAGGTCGCAAGTCATCAGACGGTCGGTGCCTACGCTCTGAATGAAGTCGGCCACCACTTTGGCCCCGATGCTTACCCGGGGTTTGTCCTTACGGTCTTGGCGGGCGTAGCCGAAGTAGGGCATCACGACGGTAACCGAGGCGGCCGAGGCACGCTTGGCGGCGTCCACCATCAGCATCAGCTCCATCAGGTTTTCGGCCGGTGGGTTGGTGCTCTGAATCAGGAATACGGCGCAGCCGCGCACGCTTTCATTGAAGCTGGGACCGAGCTCCGTGTCAGCGAAGCGCTGAATGCTCAAATCACCGAGCGTAGTACCGTATGCTTCGGCAATTGCTTTACCGAGTTCAGGAGATGCGTTTCCTGCAAAGATTTTAACCTGCTGGGCCATGGAGAGGGGAAAGGAAGCGAAAACGGAATAAACTGAAAAAGCGAAAGGCGCCGATTCTTCCGGGGAGGAAGGATCAGCGCCTTTCGCGTTACTTAGTCGGTTGTCCGACCAGGGCTCGAACCTGGACTTTCTTGAATCAAAATCAAGCGTGTTGCCAGTTACACCATCGGACAATTTCCAAGCGGCTATCGGTGTGGATGTGCCGTTTGGGTGTGCAAATGTACTACGGGAATCATTCAAGGCAAATTTTACCGCAAAAATATTTCAAGTTTTTTTCAGGCACTATCCCCTTAAATATGGCGTTTTTGACCTTATAGGCTGATAATCAGGGTGGATTAAGGCCGAAAAAAAGCTCCGAGCTTTACTCCAAACAGCCTTTGGCAAAGCCGGGATTAAGCCGTAGTTTTGCACCCTGAAAACGTTGCACCCATCCTCTATAAAGACTCGCAATGGCGAATAACGGTAAAATCACCCAGGTAATCGGTCCCGTTGTGGACGTGAGCTTCGCGGGTGAAGGCTCTACGCTTCCCAATATCCTCGACGCACTCGAAGTCACGAAAGACAACGGCCAGGTAGTCATCCTGGAGTGCCAGCAACACCTCGGTGAAGACCGTGTGCGCACCATCGCCATGGACTCAACCGAGGGCCTGACCCGCGGCGCGGTAGTCCGGAACCTGGGCGCCCCCATGTCGATGCCCACGGGCGAAGGCGTGAAAGGTCGTCTCTTCAACGTGGTAGGCTACGCCATCGACGGCATTCCCCAGCCCAAGAGCGACGGTCCGCTGCCCATCCACCGCCAGCCCCCGCCCTTCGAAGATCTGGCCACGTCGTCGGAAATCCTGTTCACGGGTAT belongs to Hymenobacter cellulosilyticus and includes:
- a CDS encoding DUF6340 family protein, with amino-acid sequence MNYSLLRFAWASMVILGLASSCTTTVHLEALAPASVPMPPALQRIATANRILPDSRRDKFFDVMEGIFTGEGPMVDRAGAEACVLSTGEALMRNSPRFRVTPANLQLVGRTREFFLPPMAPDYVRKVCRTSQVDGLVVLEAFDSDMQLQKRQEERVIKEKDKPDRKVLVTVVHMDMRIVSGFRTYGPEGIVVDQARQEDHLGWTSEGATYQAALAGLPAPERCIREVALRVGDQYARRIAPSYVPLSRNIYTRAKKNAHMQQARQCVQATDWSQAAARWQQAARNLNHVVAGRAFYNLAVYEEMNNRLPEAIDYARKAAYTCQMRPAVAYLRVLQDRQQAEQLVQQQMAGTAAK